One window of Helicobacter winghamensis ATCC BAA-430 genomic DNA carries:
- the htpG gene encoding molecular chaperone HtpG, with product MAKHTFQTEVNQLLDLMIHSLYSNKEIFLRELVSNASDALDKLQYLTLTDEKLKSLNFTPRIDIAFDSEKNTLTISDSGVGMNEADLIENLGTIAKSGTKNFLSKLSGDKKKDSALIGQFGVGFYSAFMVASKIIVTTKKAGESQAYAWISDGSGEFDIEPCEKESHGSEIKLYLKDDEKEFTSRWRIEEIIKKYSDHIPFPIFLHFTESKSEGEGENKKEVIEQKCEQINKASALWRVAKKDLKDEEYKEFYKTLSYDSSEPLSWIHTRVEGTLEYTTLFYIPQTAPFDLYRVDYKSGVKLYVKRVFITDDDKELLPPYLRFVRGIIDSEDLPLNVSREILQQNRILATIKSASTKKILSEIEALQKDTEKYAKFYKEFGRCLKEGVYSDFENKEKLLELLRFSSTKSEGKEISFKEYKERMTDGQKAIYYLQGENLELLKSSPLLDAFNKKGIEVMLFGDEIDGIVMPMVQEYDKTPLRAITSKEALEDLGEASIDDQTQEKFKGLLETFKEALGDEVQEVRLSARLVDAPSCVVEADDQNNAMLKMMRQMGMQGDMPESKPILELNPNHAILTSLLESKNSEKTKEIAHLLLEEAKLLESGKLKDVNAFVKRLNALLQASL from the coding sequence ATGGCAAAACATACTTTTCAAACCGAAGTGAATCAACTTTTGGATTTAATGATACATTCTTTGTATTCTAATAAAGAGATTTTTTTGCGTGAGCTTGTGAGCAATGCTTCAGACGCGCTAGATAAATTGCAATACTTAACGCTAACAGATGAGAAACTAAAGTCGTTAAACTTCACGCCTAGAATTGACATAGCCTTTGATAGTGAGAAAAACACGCTAACAATTAGTGATAGCGGTGTGGGTATGAATGAAGCGGATTTAATAGAGAATTTAGGAACGATTGCAAAGAGTGGGACAAAAAACTTTTTATCAAAACTTAGTGGCGATAAGAAAAAGGATTCCGCACTTATTGGACAATTTGGTGTTGGGTTTTATTCTGCTTTTATGGTGGCAAGCAAGATTATAGTAACAACCAAAAAAGCAGGGGAGAGTCAAGCGTATGCGTGGATTAGTGATGGGAGTGGGGAGTTTGATATTGAGCCTTGTGAGAAAGAATCGCACGGAAGTGAGATTAAGCTATATTTAAAAGATGATGAAAAGGAATTTACAAGCCGTTGGCGTATAGAAGAGATTATCAAAAAATACTCTGATCATATTCCTTTCCCTATTTTCTTGCATTTTACTGAGAGCAAAAGCGAGGGTGAAGGGGAAAATAAAAAGGAAGTCATAGAGCAAAAATGCGAACAAATCAACAAGGCTTCAGCTCTTTGGCGTGTGGCAAAGAAAGATTTAAAAGATGAAGAATACAAAGAGTTTTATAAAACTTTGAGTTATGATTCTAGTGAGCCACTTTCTTGGATACACACAAGGGTGGAGGGGACTTTAGAATACACAACTTTATTTTATATTCCACAAACTGCGCCTTTTGACTTGTATCGCGTGGATTATAAAAGTGGCGTGAAGCTGTATGTGAAGCGTGTGTTTATTACCGATGATGATAAGGAGCTTTTACCGCCTTATTTGCGTTTTGTAAGGGGGATAATTGATAGCGAAGATTTACCGCTTAATGTAAGCCGTGAGATTTTGCAACAAAATAGAATCCTAGCTACGATTAAATCTGCTTCTACAAAAAAGATTCTAAGCGAGATTGAAGCTTTGCAGAAAGATACAGAAAAATACGCTAAGTTTTATAAAGAGTTTGGTAGATGTTTAAAAGAGGGTGTTTATAGCGATTTTGAAAACAAAGAAAAATTATTGGAGCTTTTGCGCTTTAGTAGCACTAAGAGTGAGGGTAAAGAAATTTCTTTTAAAGAATACAAAGAGAGAATGACTGATGGGCAAAAGGCAATCTACTATCTGCAAGGGGAGAATTTGGAGCTGCTTAAGAGCTCACCTTTGCTTGATGCGTTTAATAAAAAAGGCATTGAAGTAATGCTCTTTGGCGATGAGATAGATGGAATCGTAATGCCTATGGTGCAAGAGTATGATAAAACACCATTGCGTGCGATTACTTCTAAGGAAGCTTTGGAAGATTTAGGAGAAGCTAGCATTGATGATCAAACACAAGAGAAATTTAAGGGCTTGTTGGAGACTTTCAAGGAAGCTTTAGGTGATGAGGTGCAAGAAGTGCGCTTAAGTGCTAGATTAGTTGATGCACCCTCTTGTGTGGTAGAAGCTGATGATCAAAATAACGCAATGTTAAAAATGATGCGTCAAATGGGAATGCAAGGGGATATGCCAGAGTCTAAGCCGATTTTAGAGCTTAATCCTAATCACGCGATTTTAACAAGTCTTTTAGAGAGCAAAAATAGTGAGAAAACAAAGGAAATTGCGCATTTATTGCTTGAAGAAGCAAAATTGCTTGAGAGTGGTAAGCTTAAAGATGTCAATGCGTTTGTAAAACGCCTAAATGCTCTGTTGCAGGCTAGTCTTTAG
- the corA gene encoding magnesium/cobalt transporter CorA: protein MLNLFIKRNGMVVRESIQSIEAIDASSDVLWIDLLHPSAQEIAYISKTYLLDIPTKEEREEIEESARYWEDSESVTINTYFLTRPNEENILHNETITFLLTHNILFTVRYSEFKVFDEIQQRVLASPKNFEDGFDLISKIFELRVEKDADMLESIAKQTRLLRRAVVFDKKLGDDILENLSILQEMHLSLRDSLFDKRLAITALLRTNKADLEVKKDLGIVLKDINSLVEFTNVNMNILDNIQTLFSSQINIEQNKTIKIFTVVTVAMMPPTLISTIYGMNFKYMPELEWTYSYPIVLGVMIISTVLPILYFKKKKWL, encoded by the coding sequence ATGTTAAATCTATTTATTAAACGCAATGGAATGGTTGTAAGGGAGAGCATTCAATCCATAGAAGCCATTGACGCAAGCTCTGATGTGCTTTGGATTGACTTACTGCACCCAAGCGCACAAGAAATTGCTTATATTTCAAAAACCTATCTTTTAGATATTCCAACCAAAGAAGAAAGGGAAGAAATTGAAGAATCCGCGCGTTATTGGGAAGATAGCGAGAGCGTAACTATTAACACCTATTTCTTAACGCGCCCTAATGAAGAGAATATTTTACACAATGAAACCATTACTTTTTTGCTTACACACAATATCCTTTTTACCGTGCGTTATAGCGAGTTTAAAGTCTTTGATGAAATCCAACAACGCGTGCTTGCAAGCCCAAAAAACTTTGAAGATGGATTTGATTTAATTTCAAAAATCTTTGAATTAAGGGTAGAAAAAGATGCGGATATGCTAGAGAGTATCGCCAAGCAAACGCGTCTTTTACGCCGCGCAGTTGTGTTTGATAAAAAGCTAGGTGATGATATATTAGAAAATTTATCTATTTTACAAGAAATGCACCTAAGCTTGCGCGATAGCCTCTTTGACAAAAGACTTGCAATTACTGCACTTTTACGCACAAATAAAGCCGATTTAGAAGTCAAAAAAGATTTAGGAATTGTGCTAAAAGATATTAACTCTCTAGTAGAATTTACCAATGTTAATATGAATATTTTAGACAATATCCAAACTCTCTTTTCTAGCCAAATTAACATTGAGCAAAACAAAACCATTAAAATTTTCACTGTTGTAACTGTGGCAATGATGCCTCCAACACTAATTTCAACGATTTATGGAATGAATTTTAAATATATGCCCGAGCTTGAATGGACTTATTCTTATCCCATAGTTTTAGGTGTTATGATTATCTCAACCGTTCTTCCGATTCTGTATTTTAAAAAGAAAAAATGGCTGTAA